One window of the Triticum dicoccoides isolate Atlit2015 ecotype Zavitan chromosome 3B, WEW_v2.0, whole genome shotgun sequence genome contains the following:
- the LOC119275625 gene encoding uncharacterized protein LOC119275625, which yields MSFLSAPRDADVVRQRQGNKKADEPADRAPALDLLDDYWFFSNSLGGSGRDDAARGRTRPPLLPKSPSTSSAGAGASGRTARANASGSRRLLRTPSLPAPRIGMDPSSPKDNELIVEEDAGCGGDQQEAEVEDDDMNWSKIYEGVLRTRIAEEGRGSSALNRAPSMPVTSSATIGDGHGRRPAGVTESTPSMPRLRHSHSTLERHYRSSTPTKPDRTPRMTGGGSRAERGPPRRDLRSFSANQQPALVRDKSGLQDKMWKSSSALESIEVQGFKDLGFVFDQEELRESLADVLPGLRDDKANKPHKSSGSVSGSGSTSDNDDSSANANGIGIGTSNAACNDGGDGIVRRPYLSEAWQHGARSAPPTAAAAIRLQQADARSAAEMKDQIRMWAQAVACNVRQEC from the exons ATGAGCTTCTTGTCAGCACCGCGGGACGCGGACGTCGTCCGGCAGCGCCAGGGCAACAAGAAGGCGGACGAGCCGGCGGACCGCGCCCCGGCGCTCGACCTGCTCGACGACTACTGGTTCTTCAGCAACTCCCTCGGCGGCAGCGGCAGGGACGACGCCGCCAGGGGGAGGACAAGGCCGCCGCTGCTGCCCAAGTCGCCGTCCACGTCGTCGGCCGGCGCGGGTGCGTCCGGGCGGACGGCCAGGGCGAACGCGTCCGGGTCCAGGAGGCTTCTCCGGACGCCGTCGCTCCCGGCGCCTCGCATCGGGATGGACCCCTCGTCGCCCAAGGACAACGAGCTGATAGTGGAGGAGGACGCTGGCTGTGGCGGCGATCAGCaggaggccgaggtggaggacgacgACATGAACTGGAGCAAGATTTACGAGGGCGTCCTGCGCACCAGGATCGCCGAGGAAGGCCGCGGGTCGTCGGCGCTCAACCGGGCGCCGTCCATGCCGGTCACGTCGTCCGCGACCATTGGTGACGGCCACGGCCGCCGACCCGCCGGGGTCACCGAGTCAACGCCGAGCATGCCCAGGCTCAGGCACTCCCACAGCACGCTCGAGAGGCACTACCGCTCGAGCACGCCCACCAAG CCTGACCGGACGCCGAGGATGACAGGCGGCGGCAGCAGAGCGGAGCGTGGCCCGCCGCGGCGCGACCTCCGATCGTTCAGCGCGAACCAGCAGCCGGCCCTCGTCCGGGACAAGAGCGGCTTGCAGGACAAGATGTGGAAGAGCTCGAGCGCGCTGGAGTCGATCGAGGTGCAGGGGTTCAAGGACCTGGGTTTCGTGTTCGACCAGGAGGAGCTCAGAGAGAGTCTGGCGGACGTCCTCCCGGGCCTCCGCGACGACAAGGCTAACAAGCCCCACAAGAGCTCCGGCTCCGTCTCCGGGTCCGGCAGCACCAGCGACAACGACGACTCGAGCGCGAACGCCAACGGCATCGGCATCGGCACCAGCAACGCCGCGTGCAATGACGGCGGCGACGGAATCGTGCGGCGGCCGTACCTGTCGGAGGCGTGGCAGCACGGGGCGCGGTCGGCGCcccccacggcggcggcggcgataagGCTGCAGCAGGCGGACGCGAGGTCCGCGGCGGAGATGAAGGACCAGATTCGCATGTGGGCGCAGGCCGTCGCGTGCAACGTCCGACAAGAGTGTTAA
- the LOC119275626 gene encoding uncharacterized protein LOC119275626 isoform X1, which produces MKIDDPLDFEGDNDPLLTVRRPAKRKKVIGLDDLVEDYFNSGKDELKASAAAKSKGRPKGDNSDDEDKQVREKEIDFCKFVEECEEKAKAMDPGEDVPQWGQQVFGCQKSPSVLNGTGVENCQLLQSFCGDEQLGFDLEIERGEGFLEGMLINGWLLKLVLLYGSVEDSIASGVLTKLLYSSNKKLQDSASEFWDSLLSLNEDDKPLVNFGYFPSYSILMGAILNYGYLHDAPCTKTCTSEIAVADTSDGGPPQNITAWLRVVSACCKIRKMHAVFSPSEAEDVLVIVISLFLDRRLEGLLLILGDCLNSLISYFNTSEWESSCLIVAESISKRVKMDLNCLRLVDCITGTNDRSKFLRSQLALQLLKNSFCLKVSMVANVERILKSVTSINVKEKECNFFVLYVHIVLMDNLLFSSDAFRNKTAIIDAWRNFLRNCSTHIGCTDWRFYASKVRNKASYLLQGAMLKRPAGSGSILPSDLNQPTEMPAAGEHGTYALIY; this is translated from the exons ATGAAGATTGACGATCCCCTCGACTTCGAGGGGGATAACGACCCCCTCCTCACCGTCCGCCGCCCCGCTAAGAG GAAGAAGGTTATTGGGCTGGATGATCTCGTAGAAGATTACTTTAATTCCGGTAAGGATGAGCTCAAAGCTTCTGCTGCTGCTAAGTCTAAGGGTCGCCCCAAAGGAGACAATTCAGACGATGAAGACAAGCAGGTCAGGGAGAAGGAGATTGACTTCTGCAAATTTGTGGAGGAGTGTGAGGAGAAG GCGAAAGCGATGGATCCTGGAGAGGATGTACCCCAATGGGGCCAGCAAGTTTTCGGCTGTCAG AAATCACCCTCAGTTCTTAATGGCACGGGAGTTGAAAATTGCCAACTTTTGCAATCATTCTGTGGAGATGAGCAGTTAGGTTTTGATCTAGAAATTGAACGAG GAGAGGGCTTTTTAGAAGGCATGCTGATCAATGGATGGCTTTTGAAGTTGGTACTCCTATATGGttctgttgaagactctatagcatCAGGGGTGCTAACCAAGT TGCTGTACTCATCCAATAAGAAGTTGCAAGATTCTGCATCTGAATTTTGGGATAGTCTCCTTTCCCTAAATGAG GATGATAAACCATTGGTAAACTTTGGATACTTTCCAAGCTACTCTATTCTTATGGGTGCTATACTCAACTATGGATACCTACATGATGCTCCTTGCACTAAAACTTGCACCTCTGAAATTGCGGTTGCAG ACACTTCGGATGGTGGTCCACCTCAAAACATCACTGCATGGTTAAGAGTTGTATCTGCTTGCTGCAAAATTAG AAAAATGCATGCCGTCTTCTCACCTTCGGAAGCGGAAGATGTCCTTGTTATTGTTATTTCACTCTTTTTGGACCGTCGCCTTGAAGGGCTGCTGCTTATTTTGGGAGATTGCCTAAATTCACTCATCTCGTACTTCAATACGAGTGAATGGGAAAGTAGCTGTCTGATTGTTGCTGAGTCAATTTCTAAGAG GGTCAAGATGGATCTTAATTGTTTAAGGCTTGTTGACTGCATTACCGGAACCAACGACCGTAGCAAATTCCTAAGGAGCCAGCTGGCCCTTCAGTTGCTCAAAAATAGCTTCTGCCTTAAAGTAAGCATG GTGGCGAATGTTGAAAGGATCCTGAAGTCGGTCACATCGATAAATGTGAAGGAGAAAGAATGCAATTTCTTTGTGCTATACGTGCACATAGTTTTGATGGACAACCTGCTCTTCTCTAGCGACGCGTTCAGAAACAAGACCGCGATAATCGACGCATGGCGCAATTTTCTACGCAACTGCTCGACCCATATAGGATGCACGGACTGGAGGTTCTACGCTTCGAAG GTCCGGAACAAGGCGTCGTATCTCCTGCAAGGTGCAATGCTGAAAAGGCCTGCTGGCAGTGGTAGCATCCTGCCAAGTGATTTGAACCAACCTACTGAAATGCCTGCTGCTGGAGAGCACGGAACCTACGCCCTGATTTACTAG
- the LOC119275626 gene encoding uncharacterized protein LOC119275626 isoform X2, which produces MKIDDPLDFEGDNDPLLTVRRPAKRKKVIGLDDLVEDYFNSGKDELKASAAAKSKGRPKGDNSDDEDKQVREKEIDFCKFVEECEEKAKAMDPGEDVPQWGQQVFGCQKSPSVLNGTGVENCQLLQSFCGDEQLGFDLEIERGEGFLEGMLINGWLLKLVLLYGSVEDSIASGVLTKLLYSSNKKLQDSASEFWDSLLSLNEDDKPLVNFGYFPSYSILMGAILNYGYLHDAPCTKTCTSEIAVADTSDGGPPQNITAWLRVVSACCKIRKMHAVFSPSEAEDVLVIVISLFLDRRLEGLLLILGDCLNSLISYFNTSEWESSCLIVAESISKRVKMDLNCLRLVDCITGTNDRSKFLRSQLALQLLKNSFCLKVANVERILKSVTSINVKEKECNFFVLYVHIVLMDNLLFSSDAFRNKTAIIDAWRNFLRNCSTHIGCTDWRFYASKVRNKASYLLQGAMLKRPAGSGSILPSDLNQPTEMPAAGEHGTYALIY; this is translated from the exons ATGAAGATTGACGATCCCCTCGACTTCGAGGGGGATAACGACCCCCTCCTCACCGTCCGCCGCCCCGCTAAGAG GAAGAAGGTTATTGGGCTGGATGATCTCGTAGAAGATTACTTTAATTCCGGTAAGGATGAGCTCAAAGCTTCTGCTGCTGCTAAGTCTAAGGGTCGCCCCAAAGGAGACAATTCAGACGATGAAGACAAGCAGGTCAGGGAGAAGGAGATTGACTTCTGCAAATTTGTGGAGGAGTGTGAGGAGAAG GCGAAAGCGATGGATCCTGGAGAGGATGTACCCCAATGGGGCCAGCAAGTTTTCGGCTGTCAG AAATCACCCTCAGTTCTTAATGGCACGGGAGTTGAAAATTGCCAACTTTTGCAATCATTCTGTGGAGATGAGCAGTTAGGTTTTGATCTAGAAATTGAACGAG GAGAGGGCTTTTTAGAAGGCATGCTGATCAATGGATGGCTTTTGAAGTTGGTACTCCTATATGGttctgttgaagactctatagcatCAGGGGTGCTAACCAAGT TGCTGTACTCATCCAATAAGAAGTTGCAAGATTCTGCATCTGAATTTTGGGATAGTCTCCTTTCCCTAAATGAG GATGATAAACCATTGGTAAACTTTGGATACTTTCCAAGCTACTCTATTCTTATGGGTGCTATACTCAACTATGGATACCTACATGATGCTCCTTGCACTAAAACTTGCACCTCTGAAATTGCGGTTGCAG ACACTTCGGATGGTGGTCCACCTCAAAACATCACTGCATGGTTAAGAGTTGTATCTGCTTGCTGCAAAATTAG AAAAATGCATGCCGTCTTCTCACCTTCGGAAGCGGAAGATGTCCTTGTTATTGTTATTTCACTCTTTTTGGACCGTCGCCTTGAAGGGCTGCTGCTTATTTTGGGAGATTGCCTAAATTCACTCATCTCGTACTTCAATACGAGTGAATGGGAAAGTAGCTGTCTGATTGTTGCTGAGTCAATTTCTAAGAG GGTCAAGATGGATCTTAATTGTTTAAGGCTTGTTGACTGCATTACCGGAACCAACGACCGTAGCAAATTCCTAAGGAGCCAGCTGGCCCTTCAGTTGCTCAAAAATAGCTTCTGCCTTAAA GTGGCGAATGTTGAAAGGATCCTGAAGTCGGTCACATCGATAAATGTGAAGGAGAAAGAATGCAATTTCTTTGTGCTATACGTGCACATAGTTTTGATGGACAACCTGCTCTTCTCTAGCGACGCGTTCAGAAACAAGACCGCGATAATCGACGCATGGCGCAATTTTCTACGCAACTGCTCGACCCATATAGGATGCACGGACTGGAGGTTCTACGCTTCGAAG GTCCGGAACAAGGCGTCGTATCTCCTGCAAGGTGCAATGCTGAAAAGGCCTGCTGGCAGTGGTAGCATCCTGCCAAGTGATTTGAACCAACCTACTGAAATGCCTGCTGCTGGAGAGCACGGAACCTACGCCCTGATTTACTAG
- the LOC119275627 gene encoding tRNA(His) guanylyltransferase 2-like isoform X2 → MANSEYEYVKREFEFDRRLPASNWIVVRIDGCHFHRFVFREETEFYQRRESKILSLCVSYFTSVYVMKWKDFFPNKDLREPPYFDGRVVCYPNMKTIHDYLAWRQVDCHINNHYNTCFWMLVKSGKTEKEAQQTLKGTFSKDKNELLSQQFQVNYEDEPAMFRKGSSVYRDKVETKVKTDDYGNPIKRIRLAITVSNLDIIGPEFWEKHQYILQEGKYRYEYVKKFDDIRRLPCCNWIVVRISACQFDQFSLIHSFDKPNDETALSLMNASASLMMEQFPDIIFGYGFSNEYSFVFQENTELYQRNERLILSSCSSCFTSFYTMKWKEYFPSKELVQPPKFEAEVLCYPKPKIVCDYLSWRQAECHNRNQYNTCFWMLVKSGEDENKANEILKGTLSKDKNELLFQRFQMNYNNEPAMFRKGSCTYRQKVEVSGDVARDGWDVAVTHVDMGPDFWRKHIYIFDK, encoded by the exons ATGGCCAACAGTGAGTATGAGTATGTGAAGAGGGAATTTGAGTtcgaccgccgcctcccggcctccAACTGGATTGTTGTCCGCATCGACGGCTGCCATTTTCACCG TTTTGTTTTCAGAGAGGAAACAGAATTCTATCAAAGGCGAGAAAG CAAAATTCTGTCTTTATGTGTTTCTTACTTCACATCTGTGTACGTGATGAAGTGGAAAGATTTCTTTCCTAATAAAGATTTGAGGGAGCCTCCTTATTTTGATGGGCGAGTTGTATGCTATCCAAATATGAAAACCATTCATGATTATTTGGCATGGAGGCAAGTGGACT GTCATATAAATAATCATTATAATACATGCTTCTGGATGTTGGTGAAGTCTGGAAAAACTGAAAAAGAGGCACAACAGACATTGAAG GGGACATTTTCTAAGGACAAGAATGAGTTGCTTTCTCAACAGTTCCAAGTCAACTATGAGGATGAACCGGCTATGTTCCGGAAAGGATCAAGTGTTTATCGAGATAAG GTAGAAACAAAGGTGAAAACAGACGACTACGGGAATCCCATAAAAAGAATCCGGCTGGCAATTACAGTGTCAAATCTAGATATCATAGGACCTGAGTTTTGGGAAAAACATCAATACATTCTTCAAGAAG GAAAATATAGATACGAGTATGTGAAGAAGTTTGACGACATCCGCAGGCTTCCATGTTGTAATTGGATCGTTGTTCGTATCAGCGCCTGCCAATTCGACCA ATTCTCGCTGATCCATTCATTTGACAAGCCAAATGATGAGACTGCTTTAAGTTTGATGAACGCTTCTGCTTCTTTGATGATGGAGCAATTccctgatattatctttggttatgGCTTTAGCAACGAGTACAG CTTTGTGTTCCAGGAGAACACTGAATTGTACCAGAGAAATGAGAG ATTAATCCTTTCTTCATGTTCATCATGTTTCACTTCCTTTTACACAATGAAGTGGAAAGAATATTTCCCCAGTAAAGAATTAGTGCAGCCACCTAAATTTGAAGCAGAAGTTCTCTGTTACCCAAAACCAAAGATCGTTTGTGATTATTTGTCCTGGAGGCAAGCAGAAT GTCACAACAGGAACCAATACAATACATGCTTTTGGATGTTAGTGAAATCTGGAGAAGATGAAAACAAAGCTAATGAGATACTAAAG GGAACATTATCAAAGGATAAGAACGAGTTGCTTTTTCAacgatttcaaatgaactacaacaATGAACCCGCTATGTTCCGAAAGGGTTCATGTACTTACCGTCAAAAG GTGGAAGTGAGCGGAGATGTCGCGAGAGATGGGTGGGATGTGGCAGTGACCCATGTTGACATGGGGCCTGACTTTTGGAGAAAGCATATTTATATTTTCGACAAATGA
- the LOC119275627 gene encoding tRNA(His) guanylyltransferase 2-like isoform X1, whose product MANSEYEYVKREFEFDRRLPASNWIVVRIDGCHFHRFSKIHAFEKPNDDNALRLMNACATSMLEKFPDIVFAYGVSDEYSFVFREETEFYQRRESKILSLCVSYFTSVYVMKWKDFFPNKDLREPPYFDGRVVCYPNMKTIHDYLAWRQVDCHINNHYNTCFWMLVKSGKTEKEAQQTLKGTFSKDKNELLSQQFQVNYEDEPAMFRKGSSVYRDKVETKVKTDDYGNPIKRIRLAITVSNLDIIGPEFWEKHQYILQEGKYRYEYVKKFDDIRRLPCCNWIVVRISACQFDQFSLIHSFDKPNDETALSLMNASASLMMEQFPDIIFGYGFSNEYSFVFQENTELYQRNERLILSSCSSCFTSFYTMKWKEYFPSKELVQPPKFEAEVLCYPKPKIVCDYLSWRQAECHNRNQYNTCFWMLVKSGEDENKANEILKGTLSKDKNELLFQRFQMNYNNEPAMFRKGSCTYRQKVEVSGDVARDGWDVAVTHVDMGPDFWRKHIYIFDK is encoded by the exons ATGGCCAACAGTGAGTATGAGTATGTGAAGAGGGAATTTGAGTtcgaccgccgcctcccggcctccAACTGGATTGTTGTCCGCATCGACGGCTGCCATTTTCACCG ATTCTCGAAGATACATGCCTTTGAGAAACCAAATGATGATAATGCTTTAAGATTGATGAATGCTTGTGCCACCTCTATGCTCGAGAAGTTCCCTGATATAGTGTTTGCTTATGGTGTTAGCGACGAGTACAG TTTTGTTTTCAGAGAGGAAACAGAATTCTATCAAAGGCGAGAAAG CAAAATTCTGTCTTTATGTGTTTCTTACTTCACATCTGTGTACGTGATGAAGTGGAAAGATTTCTTTCCTAATAAAGATTTGAGGGAGCCTCCTTATTTTGATGGGCGAGTTGTATGCTATCCAAATATGAAAACCATTCATGATTATTTGGCATGGAGGCAAGTGGACT GTCATATAAATAATCATTATAATACATGCTTCTGGATGTTGGTGAAGTCTGGAAAAACTGAAAAAGAGGCACAACAGACATTGAAG GGGACATTTTCTAAGGACAAGAATGAGTTGCTTTCTCAACAGTTCCAAGTCAACTATGAGGATGAACCGGCTATGTTCCGGAAAGGATCAAGTGTTTATCGAGATAAG GTAGAAACAAAGGTGAAAACAGACGACTACGGGAATCCCATAAAAAGAATCCGGCTGGCAATTACAGTGTCAAATCTAGATATCATAGGACCTGAGTTTTGGGAAAAACATCAATACATTCTTCAAGAAG GAAAATATAGATACGAGTATGTGAAGAAGTTTGACGACATCCGCAGGCTTCCATGTTGTAATTGGATCGTTGTTCGTATCAGCGCCTGCCAATTCGACCA ATTCTCGCTGATCCATTCATTTGACAAGCCAAATGATGAGACTGCTTTAAGTTTGATGAACGCTTCTGCTTCTTTGATGATGGAGCAATTccctgatattatctttggttatgGCTTTAGCAACGAGTACAG CTTTGTGTTCCAGGAGAACACTGAATTGTACCAGAGAAATGAGAG ATTAATCCTTTCTTCATGTTCATCATGTTTCACTTCCTTTTACACAATGAAGTGGAAAGAATATTTCCCCAGTAAAGAATTAGTGCAGCCACCTAAATTTGAAGCAGAAGTTCTCTGTTACCCAAAACCAAAGATCGTTTGTGATTATTTGTCCTGGAGGCAAGCAGAAT GTCACAACAGGAACCAATACAATACATGCTTTTGGATGTTAGTGAAATCTGGAGAAGATGAAAACAAAGCTAATGAGATACTAAAG GGAACATTATCAAAGGATAAGAACGAGTTGCTTTTTCAacgatttcaaatgaactacaacaATGAACCCGCTATGTTCCGAAAGGGTTCATGTACTTACCGTCAAAAG GTGGAAGTGAGCGGAGATGTCGCGAGAGATGGGTGGGATGTGGCAGTGACCCATGTTGACATGGGGCCTGACTTTTGGAGAAAGCATATTTATATTTTCGACAAATGA
- the LOC119275629 gene encoding leucine--tRNA ligase, cytoplasmic-like — MSSNTEGPKSHARRDLLLKIQSDAQTCWEESKVFQAEPGNGPPGPGEKFFGNFPYPYMNGLLHLGHAFSLSKLEFGAAYHRLRGSNVLLPFAFHCTGMPIKASADKLAREIQQYGNPPVFPAAEDDSSAQVADDSQADQAALAPGQFKSKKSKAAAKTGMQKFQWEIMKGFELTDEKIAKFQDPSHWLTHFPPLAKEDLKDFGLGCDWRRSFITTDMNPFYDAFVRWQMRKLKKMGKVVKDMRYTIYSPLDGQPCADHDRASGEGVQPQEYVLIKMMVIPPFPPKLKVLEGKNVYLAAATLRPETMYGQTNCWVLPDGIYGAFEINETDVFIVTARSALNLAYQHLSRVPEKPTCLAELTGNDLIGLPLKSPLSFNEIIYALPMLTILTDKGTGIVTSVPSDSPDDYMALQDLITKPALRQKYGVQDEWVLPFNIIPIINIPEFGDKSAEKVCLDLKIKSQNDKEKLAEAKRMTYLKGFTDGVMIAGEFDGRKVQEAKPLIKNKLLGEGSAVLYSEPEKKVMSRSSDECVVALTDQWYITYGETEWKQKAVKCLENMNTFSAETRNGFEHTLGWLNQWACSRSFGLGTRIPWDEQFLVESLSDSTLYMAYYTIAHHLQNGNMYGEEISSIKPEELTDEVWEYVFCDGPAPNSSISPALLSKMKQEFKYWYPFDIRVSGKDLIQNHLTFSIYNHTALLPEHHWPRGFRCNGHLMLNSEKMSKSTGNFLTLKEAILRYSSDATRFALADAGDGMDDANFVTETANAAILRLTKEIAWMEEVIAAESSLRGGPPSTYADHVFANEINIAVKETEKSYNAFMFRDALKSGFYDLQLARDEYRLSCGAAGMNRELLGRFMEIQTKLITPICPHYAEHVWQKILKKEGFAIKAGWPVAGTPDPTLRSANKYLQDSIVLMRKLLQKQESGSKKPKKGAAPTPSAENKLTVGLIYVNEHYDGWKEQCLRVLQSNFDSQARSFAPDEEINEALRNCFIDRETSFKQVQKLCMPFIRFKKDEARNVGPQALNLKLPFGEINVLEENLELIRRQLGLEHVEVLSAFDGAARAKAGKHASLLDKNPPSPGEPVAIFMSKQEFEAQN, encoded by the coding sequence ATGTCGTCAAATACTGAAGGACCCAAGAGTCATGCACGTAGAGACCTTTTGCTCAAGATCCAATCAGATGCTCAAACTTGCTGGGAGGAGAGCAAGGTTTTTCAGGCTGAACCTGGCAATGGACCTCCTGGCCCTGGTGAAAAATTCTTTGGCAATTTTCCGTACCCTTACATGAATGGATTGCTACATCTGGGTCACGCCTTCTCACTATCCAAGCTTGAGTTCGGTGCTGCATACCACAGACTCCGTGGCTCGAATGTCCTTTTGCCGTTTGCTTTTCATTGTACTGGGATGCCCATCAAGGCCTCAGCTGATAAGCTTGCTAGGGAGATTCAACAGTATGGAAATCCTCCAGTGTTCCCTGCAGCAGAGGATGATTCAAGTGCTCAAGTGGCAGATGATAGCCAGGCTGACCAGGCTGCTCTTGCCCCAGGGCAATTTAAGAGTAAGAAATCTAAGGCTGCTGCAAAGACCGGCATGCAGAAGTTCCAGTGGGAGATCATGAAGGGCTTTGAACTGACAGATGAAAAAATCGCCAAATTTCAGGATCCGTCTCACTGGTTGACCCACTTCCCTCCGCTGGCAAAGGAAGATCTTAAGGATTTTGGCCTGGGTTGTGATTGGAGGCGCTCATTCATAACCACTGATATGAATCCTTTCTATGATGCTTTTGTTCGCTGGCAGATGAGGAAGCTGAAGAAAATGGGCAAAGTTGTCAAGGATATGAGGTACACGATCTACTCACCACTGGATGGCCAACCTTGTGCTGATCATGATAGGGCATCAGGTGAAGGTGTGCAGCCACAAGAATACGTGTTGATTAAAATGATGGTGATCCCACCTTTTCCCCCCAAGTTGAAGGTCTTGGAAGGAAAGAATGTTTATCTGGCAGCTGCTACATTAAGACCTGAGACAATGTATGGGCAAACAAACTGTTGGGTATTGCCTGATGGGATTTATGGGGCTTTTGAGATCAATGAAACTGATGTCTTCATTGTGACAGCAAGGTCAGCCCTTAATCTTGCATATCAGCATCTATCCAGGGTCCCAGAAAAGCCCACCTGCTTAGCTGAGCTTACTGGCAATGATTTGATTGGGTTGCCATTAAAGTCTCCTCTTTCATTCAATGAAATCATATATGCACTTCCCATGCTCACGATCTTGACAGATAAAGGTACTGGCATCGTGACTAGTGTGCCAAGTGATTCCCCAGATGATTACATGGCACTGCAAGATTTAATCACAAAGCCTGCTTTGAGACAGAAGTATGGGGTCCAAGATGAGTGGGTTCTTCCATTTAATATCATACCAATAATCAACATACCTGAGTTTGGGGATAAGTCAGCTGAGAAGGTGTGCCTTGATCTTAAGATTAAGAGCCAGAatgacaaggagaagcttgctgaaGCAAAAAGGATGACATACCTTAAAGGATTTACTGATGGAGTGATGATTGCAGGGGAGTTTGATGGTAGAAAGGTTCAAGAAGCGAAGCCACTGATAAAGAATAAGCTTCTTGGAGAAGGCTCTGCTGTGTTGTATAGTGAGCCTGAGAAGAAAGTCATGTCAAGATCCAGCGATGAGTGTGTCGTTGCTCTTACAGATCAGTGGTACATAACTTACGGCGAAACTGAATGGAAGCAGAAGGCAGTCAAATGTTTGGAAAATATGAATACATTCTCAGCTGAAACCCGTAACGGATTCGAACACACGTTGGGCTGGCTGAACCAGTGGGCATGTTCTCGCTCTTTTGGCCTAGGTACTCGCATTCCATGGGATGAGCAGTTCCTGGTAGAATCTCTTTCAGATTCAACCCTGTACATGGCTTATTACACCATTGCACATCATTTACAAAATGGTAACATGTATGGAGAAGAAATATCTTCTATCAAGCCTGAAGAATTGACAGATGAAGTATGGGAATATGTGTTCTGTGATGGTCCAGCACCCAATAGCAGCATCTCTCCTGCCCTCTTGAGCAAAATGAAGCAAGAGTTCAAGTATTGGTACCCCTTTGATATTCGGGTATCAGGGAAGGACCTTATCCAGAACCATCTGACATTCAGCATCTACAATCATACAGCACTTCTTCCAGAGCATCATTGGCCTCGTGGTTTTCGTTGCAATGGGCATCTTATGCTTAACTCTGAGAAGATGTCCAAGTCCACAGGGAACTTCCTAACTCTTAAGGAGGCTATTCTAAGATATTCCTCGGATGCCACTAGGTTTGCCCTTGCTGATGCtggcgatggtatggacgatgcaaACTTTGTTACTGAAACTGCAAATGCTGCTATTTTGAGGCTTACAAAGGAAATCGCATGGATGGAAGAAGTTATAGCTGCTGAATCTTCTTTGAGAGGCGGTCCTCCCTCTACTTATGCTGACCATGTGTTTGCTAATGAGATCAACATTGCTGTAAAAGAAACTGAGAAGAGCTACAATGCCTTCATGTTCAGAGATGCCCTGAAGTCTGGTTTCTATGACCTACAACTGGCTAGAGATGAGTACAGACTCTCTTGTGGAGCGGCGGGCATGAACCGTGAGTTGTTGGGGCGGTTTATGGAAATCCAGACCAAGCTTATCACCCCGATCTGTCCCCACTATGCTGAGCATGTGTGGCAAAAGATTCTGAAGAAGGAAGGTTTTGCAATAAAAGCTGGCTGGCCAGTTGCAGGCACCCCGGATCCTACTCTAAGAAGTGCGAACAAATACTTGCAGGACTCCATTGTTTTAATGAGAAAGTTGCTTCAGAAGCAGGAGTCTGGTTCCAAGAAACCCAAGAAGGGAGCTGCACCTACTCCATCAGCAGAAAACAAGCTCACAGTTGGTCTGATATATGTCAATGAGCACTATGATGGATGGAAAGAGCAATGTTTGAGGGTGCTTCAATCAAATTTTGATAGCCAAGCACGCTCCTTTGCCCCTGACGAGGAGATTAACGAAGCATTGAGGAACTGCTTCATCGACCGTGAAACAAGTTTCAAACAAGTACAGAAGCTCTGCATGCCTTTCATCAGGTTCAAGAAAGATGAAGCAAGGAATGTTGGTCCCCAGGCTCTAAATTTGAAGCTTCCTTTTGGTGAAATAAATGTGCTTGAGGAGAACCTGGAGCTGATCAGAAGGCAGTTGGGTCTTGAGCATGTTGAGGTCCTGTCGGCATTTGATGGAGCTGCTCGTGCCAAAGCTGGAAAGCATGCTTCTCTGCTGGACAAGAATCCGCCTTCCCCTGGTGAGCCGGTTGCAATATTCATGAGCAAGCAGGAGTTTGAAGCGCAGAATTAA